From one Aggregicoccus sp. 17bor-14 genomic stretch:
- a CDS encoding DUF99 family protein yields MRLPPQPRVIGFDDGPAPHRAGASVPLAGAVCSATRFEGLVWGRVRRDGWNATDVLCRLLLPGKFLPQLHLVLLDGLAFGGFNVVDLQQLSARVQRPCVALMRRAPDLDAVHRALEHLPGAARRRALLARAGPIHSLGGFVFQVQGASPEDVARALPRLTDRGHVPEALRLAHLVAGAVVQGESGRRA; encoded by the coding sequence CTGCGCCTGCCGCCCCAGCCCCGCGTCATCGGCTTCGATGACGGCCCCGCGCCGCACCGCGCGGGCGCCTCCGTGCCGCTCGCCGGCGCGGTGTGCAGCGCCACCCGCTTCGAGGGCCTCGTCTGGGGCCGCGTGCGGCGCGACGGGTGGAACGCCACGGACGTGCTGTGCCGGCTGCTGCTGCCCGGCAAGTTCCTGCCCCAGCTGCACCTGGTGCTCCTGGACGGGCTCGCCTTCGGCGGCTTCAACGTGGTGGACCTGCAGCAGCTCTCCGCGCGGGTGCAGCGCCCCTGCGTCGCGCTGATGCGGCGCGCGCCCGACCTGGACGCCGTGCACCGGGCGCTCGAGCACCTGCCGGGCGCGGCGCGGCGGCGCGCGCTGCTCGCGCGCGCGGGTCCCATCCACTCCCTGGGCGGCTTCGTGTTCCAGGTGCAGGGCGCCTCCCCGGAGGACGTGGCGCGCGCGCTGCCCCGCCTCACCGACCGCGGCCACGTGCCCGAGGCGCTGCGGCTCGCGCACCTCGTCGCCGGCGCGGTGGTGCAGGGCGAGAGCGGCCGGCGCGCCTGA
- a CDS encoding NAD(P)-dependent oxidoreductase → MSTLRGKTLFITGASRGIGKAIALRAARDGANIVIAAKTTEPHPKLPGTIYTAAEEIERAGGKALPCVVDIRSEEQIQAAVARAVETFGGIDILVNNASAISLTGTLDTPLKRFDLMHGINTRGTFACSQACIPHLKRSSNPHILNNSPPLNMEARWFAPHVAYTMAKFGMSMCVLGMAEELRSDGIAVNALWPRTVIATAAVQNLLGGDDTIKGCRLPEIMADAAYAILTRPSRSFTGNFCIDEDVLRSEGVTDFSKYQAVPGAELLPDYFL, encoded by the coding sequence ATGTCCACCCTGCGAGGAAAGACCCTGTTCATCACCGGCGCGAGCCGCGGCATCGGCAAGGCGATTGCGCTGAGGGCCGCGCGCGACGGGGCGAACATCGTCATCGCCGCGAAGACCACCGAGCCGCACCCGAAGCTGCCCGGCACCATCTACACGGCGGCCGAGGAGATCGAGCGGGCGGGCGGCAAGGCGCTGCCCTGCGTCGTGGACATCCGCAGCGAGGAGCAGATCCAGGCCGCGGTGGCGCGCGCCGTGGAGACCTTCGGCGGCATCGACATCCTGGTGAACAACGCGAGCGCCATCAGCCTCACCGGCACGCTGGACACGCCGCTCAAGCGCTTCGACCTGATGCACGGCATCAACACGCGCGGCACCTTCGCGTGCTCGCAGGCGTGCATCCCGCACCTCAAGCGCTCGAGCAACCCGCACATCCTCAACAACAGCCCGCCCCTCAACATGGAGGCGCGCTGGTTCGCCCCGCACGTGGCGTACACCATGGCGAAGTTCGGCATGAGCATGTGCGTGCTCGGCATGGCCGAGGAGCTGCGCTCGGACGGTATCGCGGTGAATGCCCTCTGGCCGCGCACCGTCATCGCCACCGCGGCGGTGCAGAACCTGCTCGGCGGCGACGACACCATCAAGGGCTGCCGGCTGCCGGAGATCATGGCCGACGCGGCCTACGCCATCCTCACCCGCCCCAGCCGCTCCTTCACCGGCAACTTCTGCATCGACGAGGACGTGCTGCGCTCGGAGGGCGTGACGGACTTCTCGAAGTACCAGGCCGTGCCCGGCGCCGAGCTGCTGCCCGACTACTTCCTCTGA
- a CDS encoding histone deacetylase, with protein MPPAASRPAALAHALRRGAARLWPRARVPLPVLYDEAYRLPLNGLESSIGIELRTVDFTAWYLLETGAVAPPDVHRPEPISWEAVARVHTEGYLESLGRPETLARIYAVEPSDVVRGELLKSVRLACGGTLAAARHALARKGPALNLAGGFHHAAPARGGGFCVLNDVAVAVAALRAEGFEGQVAVLDLDAHPPDGTVECFAALGDARAWVGSLSGSDWGALPGADETRLPERCDDATYLRALAGLLSRMPRPALAFVLAGGDVLADDRFGRLGLSLDGARQRDLQVAAALAGVPSVWLPGGGYHADAWRVLAGTALALTGRGRERIRRRFDPLSARYQHLARLLRQEQPKDEVLITQAELDGTLGLDSGGEPLLLGRYSAQGLEYILYRYGLLTQVERLGYGRLRVEVGGTGTGTRVQLLGWAEGREHLLIDCVLERRPFAQGEVLFVNWLSLRHPRAHFSPVRPQLPGQEVPGLGLAREMDAMLAVLAERQGLLGVAFRPMWVHLAALARRRYRFLDPERQGRFEALCRDLAALPLAEATRLVAEGRVHLDGQPYTWEPSDLVALTQADVGDREAIAEARERARFTVDGHSLHVQPRS; from the coding sequence ATGCCGCCCGCCGCCTCCCGCCCCGCAGCGCTCGCGCACGCCCTGCGCCGGGGCGCGGCGCGGCTGTGGCCCCGTGCGCGCGTGCCCCTGCCGGTGCTCTACGACGAGGCCTACCGCCTCCCGCTCAACGGGCTGGAGTCCAGCATCGGCATCGAGCTGCGCACGGTGGACTTCACCGCCTGGTACCTGCTGGAGACGGGCGCCGTGGCGCCCCCGGACGTGCACCGCCCCGAGCCCATCTCCTGGGAGGCCGTGGCGCGCGTGCACACCGAGGGCTACCTCGAGTCGCTCGGCCGCCCGGAGACGCTCGCGCGCATCTACGCGGTGGAGCCCAGCGACGTGGTGCGCGGCGAGCTGCTCAAGAGCGTGCGGCTCGCCTGCGGGGGCACGCTCGCGGCGGCGCGCCACGCGCTCGCGCGCAAGGGGCCCGCGCTCAACCTCGCCGGCGGCTTCCACCACGCGGCGCCCGCGCGCGGCGGGGGCTTCTGCGTCCTCAACGACGTGGCGGTGGCGGTGGCCGCGCTTCGCGCCGAGGGCTTCGAGGGGCAGGTGGCGGTGCTCGACCTGGACGCGCACCCGCCGGACGGCACGGTGGAGTGCTTCGCCGCGCTCGGGGACGCGCGCGCGTGGGTGGGCTCGCTGTCCGGCAGCGACTGGGGCGCGCTGCCGGGGGCGGACGAGACGCGGCTGCCGGAGCGCTGCGACGATGCCACCTACCTGCGCGCGCTCGCGGGGCTGCTCTCGCGCATGCCGCGCCCCGCGCTCGCCTTCGTGCTCGCCGGTGGGGACGTGCTCGCCGACGACCGCTTCGGCCGGCTGGGCCTGAGCCTGGACGGGGCGCGCCAGCGCGACCTGCAGGTGGCCGCGGCGCTCGCGGGGGTGCCCAGCGTGTGGCTTCCGGGCGGCGGCTACCACGCGGACGCGTGGCGGGTGCTCGCCGGCACCGCGCTCGCGCTCACCGGCCGCGGCCGCGAGCGCATCCGCCGGCGCTTCGACCCGCTCAGCGCGCGCTACCAGCACCTCGCGCGCCTGCTGCGCCAGGAGCAGCCGAAGGACGAGGTGCTCATCACCCAGGCGGAGCTGGACGGCACGCTCGGCCTGGACTCCGGGGGCGAGCCGCTGCTGCTGGGGCGATACAGCGCGCAGGGCCTCGAGTACATCCTCTACCGCTACGGGCTGCTCACCCAGGTGGAGCGCCTGGGCTACGGCCGCCTGCGCGTGGAGGTGGGCGGCACCGGCACGGGCACGCGCGTGCAGCTGCTCGGGTGGGCCGAGGGCCGGGAGCACCTGCTCATCGACTGCGTGCTGGAGCGCCGGCCTTTCGCGCAAGGGGAGGTGCTGTTCGTGAACTGGCTCTCCCTGCGCCACCCGCGCGCCCACTTCAGCCCCGTGCGCCCGCAGCTGCCGGGCCAGGAGGTGCCGGGCCTGGGGCTCGCGCGCGAGATGGACGCGATGCTCGCCGTGCTCGCCGAGCGCCAGGGGCTGCTCGGGGTGGCGTTCCGGCCCATGTGGGTCCACCTCGCGGCGCTCGCCCGCCGCCGCTACCGCTTCCTCGACCCCGAGCGCCAGGGCCGCTTCGAGGCCCTGTGCCGCGACCTCGCCGCGCTTCCCCTCGCCGAGGCCACCCGCCTCGTCGCCGAGGGGCGCGTGCACCTGGACGGCCAGCCCTACACCTGGGAGCCCTCGGACCTGGTGGCCCTCACCCAGGCGGACGTGGGGGACCGGGAGGCCATCGCCGAGGCCCGCGAGCGCGCGCGCTTCACCGTGGACGGCCACTCGCTGCACGTGCAGCCCCGCAGCTAG
- a CDS encoding M14 family zinc carboxypeptidase, with product MLLPLLLASALAAQAPLTTEAERSGFTRTGRYEEAAQLCRAFVRAYPGRARCDTFGTSPEGRALLALVVSADGTLTPRAAAAKQRPVVLFQGGIHAGEIDGKDAGFWLLRDLLDGKAAPGVLKQVTAVFVPIFNVDGHERFGKNNRPNQVGPEEMGWRATRQNLNLNRDYVKADAPEMVAMLGLLHTWDPLVYLDLHVTDGAKFQPDVSVGLEPSRSGAAGLRPLGLKLQQELFAQLKEQGHQPLDFYPSFRGELPETGFAYSVAPPRFSHGYWAQRNRFGILVETHSWRPYAHRVKTTRDILQDLLGLVAREGAALQATTAQADAAERAGEVREAVLAWENTEKQVTLPYLGYAYTKSPSVVTGETVVSYDDTKPEVWNVPYFPDVRPSVTVKLPRAGYLVPAAHAAWVRRKLEAHGLQYRVLAHALAPQPFEAFRAKEAKFSPTSFESHQPLKLEGQWAKETRGLPAGSLFVPVAQPGALLVAHLFEPQGADSLVAWGFFNPHFEQKEYIEDYVLEPFARELLAKDPAVKAEWEQKLKDPAFAKDARARTRFFFSRHPAYDAELNLYPVLRTDEAPR from the coding sequence ATGCTCCTCCCGCTCCTGCTCGCCTCCGCCCTCGCCGCCCAAGCTCCTCTCACCACGGAGGCCGAGCGCAGCGGCTTCACGCGCACCGGCCGCTACGAGGAGGCCGCGCAGCTGTGCCGCGCCTTCGTGCGCGCCTACCCGGGCCGTGCCCGCTGCGACACCTTCGGCACGAGCCCCGAGGGCCGCGCGCTGCTCGCGCTCGTGGTGAGCGCGGACGGCACCCTCACCCCCAGGGCCGCGGCCGCGAAGCAGCGCCCCGTGGTGCTCTTCCAGGGCGGCATCCACGCCGGGGAGATCGACGGCAAGGACGCCGGCTTCTGGCTCCTGCGCGACCTGCTGGACGGCAAGGCCGCCCCCGGCGTGCTGAAGCAGGTGACGGCGGTGTTCGTGCCCATCTTCAACGTGGATGGCCACGAGCGGTTCGGGAAGAACAACCGCCCCAACCAGGTGGGCCCCGAGGAGATGGGCTGGCGCGCCACGCGGCAGAACCTCAACCTCAACCGCGACTACGTGAAGGCGGACGCGCCCGAGATGGTGGCGATGCTCGGCCTGCTGCACACGTGGGATCCGCTCGTGTACCTGGACCTGCACGTGACGGACGGCGCCAAGTTCCAGCCGGACGTGTCGGTGGGGCTCGAGCCCTCGCGCAGCGGCGCGGCCGGCCTGCGCCCCCTGGGGCTGAAGCTGCAGCAGGAGCTCTTCGCGCAGCTGAAGGAGCAGGGCCACCAGCCGCTGGACTTCTACCCCTCCTTCCGCGGCGAGCTGCCCGAGACGGGCTTCGCGTACAGCGTGGCCCCGCCGCGCTTCAGCCACGGCTACTGGGCGCAGCGCAACCGCTTCGGCATCCTGGTGGAGACGCACTCGTGGCGCCCCTACGCGCACCGGGTGAAGACCACGCGCGACATCCTGCAGGACCTCCTCGGGCTCGTCGCGCGCGAGGGCGCCGCGCTGCAGGCGACCACGGCGCAGGCGGACGCGGCGGAGCGCGCGGGCGAGGTGCGCGAGGCGGTGCTCGCCTGGGAGAACACCGAGAAGCAGGTGACGCTGCCCTACCTCGGCTACGCGTACACGAAGAGCCCCTCGGTGGTGACGGGCGAGACCGTGGTGTCCTACGACGACACGAAGCCCGAAGTGTGGAACGTCCCCTACTTCCCCGACGTGCGCCCCTCCGTCACGGTGAAGCTGCCGCGCGCGGGCTACCTCGTGCCGGCGGCGCACGCCGCGTGGGTGAGGCGCAAGCTGGAGGCGCACGGGCTGCAGTACCGGGTGCTCGCGCACGCGCTCGCGCCCCAGCCCTTCGAGGCCTTCCGGGCAAAGGAGGCGAAGTTCTCGCCCACCTCCTTCGAGTCCCACCAGCCGCTCAAGCTGGAGGGGCAGTGGGCGAAGGAAACGCGGGGCCTGCCCGCCGGCAGCCTCTTCGTGCCGGTGGCGCAGCCGGGCGCGCTGCTGGTGGCGCACCTCTTCGAGCCGCAGGGGGCGGACAGCCTCGTGGCCTGGGGCTTCTTCAACCCGCACTTCGAGCAGAAGGAGTACATCGAGGACTACGTGCTCGAGCCCTTCGCGCGCGAGCTGCTGGCGAAGGACCCCGCGGTGAAGGCCGAATGGGAGCAGAAGCTCAAGGACCCCGCCTTCGCCAAGGACGCGCGCGCCCGCACCCGCTTCTTCTTCAGCCGCCATCCCGCCTACGACGCCGAGCTGAACCTCTACCCGGTGCTGCGCACCGACGAGGCGCCGCGCTAG